Proteins encoded by one window of Yersinia massiliensis:
- a CDS encoding SmdA family multidrug ABC transporter permease/ATP-binding protein: MRLFAQLGWYFRREWRRYVGAVLLLIIIAILQLLPPKLVGVIVDGISTKQMSTNMLLVWVGVMLVTAIVVYLLRYVWRVLLFGASYQLAVELRSNFYRQLSRQAPGFYLRHRTGDLMARATNDVDRVVFAAGEGVLTLVDSLVMGCAVLIVMSTQISWELTLLSLLPMPVMAIVIKYYGDQLHQRFKSAQGAFSNLNNQAQESLTSIRMIKSFGLEDNQSQQFAQVAAEAGAKNMYVARIDARFDPTIYIAIGVANLLAIGGGSWMVVNHSITLGQLTSFVMYLGLMIWPMLALAWMFNIVERGSAAYSRIRSLLDEAPVVKDGHIELSNERGSLVVNIRHFYYPGAEQPALHDVALKLAPGQMLGLCGPTGSGKSTLLALIQRQFDVDDGAICYQGHSLSDIRLHDWRGRLSVVSQTPFLFSDTVAGNIALGKPDATQEQIERAARLASVHEDILRLPQGYDTEVGERGVMLSGGQKQRISIARALLLETEILILDDALSAVDGQTEHDILKNLRLWGEGRTVIISAHRLSALTEASEILVMQHGGVMQRGAHNLLVNQSGWYREMYRYQQLEAALDDGEPEAKTDE; this comes from the coding sequence GTGAGATTGTTTGCACAATTAGGCTGGTACTTCCGCCGAGAGTGGCGTCGCTATGTGGGTGCGGTGTTGCTGTTGATCATTATTGCTATCTTGCAATTACTGCCGCCCAAATTGGTAGGCGTGATAGTGGATGGCATCAGTACAAAACAGATGTCGACCAACATGTTACTGGTGTGGGTCGGTGTGATGTTAGTGACGGCAATCGTGGTCTACTTACTGCGCTATGTCTGGCGGGTTTTACTCTTTGGTGCATCCTATCAATTGGCTGTAGAGCTACGATCGAATTTTTATCGCCAACTGAGTCGCCAGGCTCCCGGTTTCTATTTGCGTCATCGTACTGGTGACTTAATGGCGCGTGCCACTAACGATGTCGACCGTGTGGTCTTTGCTGCGGGTGAAGGTGTGCTGACGCTAGTGGATTCGCTGGTAATGGGCTGCGCGGTGCTGATTGTCATGAGTACCCAAATTAGCTGGGAACTGACGTTGTTGTCGTTGTTACCCATGCCGGTGATGGCAATAGTGATCAAATACTATGGTGACCAACTACACCAGCGTTTTAAATCGGCGCAGGGGGCATTTTCTAATCTCAATAATCAGGCGCAAGAGAGCTTGACCAGTATCCGCATGATCAAATCCTTTGGTCTGGAAGATAATCAATCACAGCAATTTGCGCAGGTCGCCGCCGAAGCTGGCGCAAAGAATATGTATGTTGCGCGTATTGATGCCCGTTTTGATCCCACCATTTATATTGCGATCGGTGTAGCTAATCTGTTAGCCATTGGTGGTGGTAGCTGGATGGTGGTTAATCACAGCATTACGCTGGGGCAACTAACCAGTTTTGTTATGTATTTAGGATTAATGATATGGCCAATGTTGGCGCTGGCATGGATGTTTAATATCGTCGAGCGCGGCAGCGCGGCATATAGCCGTATTCGTAGTTTGCTGGATGAAGCACCGGTGGTGAAAGACGGTCACATCGAATTGTCTAACGAACGTGGTTCGTTAGTCGTCAATATTCGCCACTTCTACTATCCAGGAGCGGAGCAGCCAGCATTACATGATGTGGCACTGAAATTGGCGCCAGGGCAGATGTTAGGGCTTTGTGGACCAACAGGCTCAGGTAAAAGCACCTTACTGGCATTGATTCAGCGGCAGTTTGATGTTGATGACGGCGCTATCTGTTATCAAGGGCATTCACTGTCTGATATTCGTCTGCATGACTGGCGTGGGCGTTTATCTGTGGTCAGCCAAACCCCCTTTTTGTTCTCTGATACGGTCGCAGGCAACATCGCGTTGGGTAAGCCTGATGCCACTCAGGAACAAATCGAACGGGCCGCGCGTTTAGCCAGCGTACATGAAGATATTTTGCGTCTTCCTCAGGGGTATGACACTGAAGTTGGTGAGCGCGGTGTGATGCTGTCCGGCGGGCAAAAACAGCGGATTTCCATTGCGAGGGCACTATTACTGGAGACGGAGATCTTGATTCTGGATGATGCCCTTTCTGCGGTTGATGGCCAAACAGAGCATGACATCTTAAAAAATCTGCGCCTCTGGGGTGAGGGTCGTACTGTGATTATCAGCGCTCATCGTCTTTCAGCTTTAACGGAGGCCAGCGAAATTCTGGTGATGCAACACGGCGGTGTGATGCAGCGTGGCGCACATAACTTATTGGTCAATCAATCGGGTTGGTATCGCGAGATGTACCGTTATCAGCAATTAGAAGCTGCGCTTGATGATGGTGAACCGGAGGCTAAAACGGATGAGTAA
- a CDS encoding Lrp/AsnC family transcriptional regulator, whose translation MLDKTDRKLLCMLQQDCTQSLQVLAEAVNLTSTPCWKRLKRLEDEGFIRGRVALLDSEKLGLGLTAFVLIKTQQHNSDWYQAFVEFTKKMPEVLAFYRMAGEYDYLMQVEVADMKSYDNFYKRMVNGVPGLIDVTSSFAMEKIKYTTMLPVPE comes from the coding sequence ATGCTAGATAAAACAGACCGCAAGCTGCTGTGTATGTTGCAACAAGATTGCACGCAGTCACTGCAAGTTCTGGCGGAAGCAGTCAACTTGACGTCAACACCCTGTTGGAAGCGCCTGAAGCGACTCGAGGATGAAGGATTTATCCGTGGCCGCGTTGCCTTGCTGGATAGCGAAAAGTTAGGGCTGGGGCTGACGGCATTTGTGCTGATTAAGACGCAGCAGCATAATAGCGATTGGTATCAAGCTTTCGTCGAATTCACCAAGAAAATGCCTGAGGTGTTGGCATTCTATCGTATGGCGGGCGAATATGATTACCTGATGCAGGTAGAAGTCGCCGATATGAAAAGTTACGATAACTTCTACAAACGTATGGTGAATGGTGTGCCGGGCCTGATTGATGTGACATCGAGTTTTGCGATGGAGAAGATCAAATACACAACGATGCTACCGGTGCCCGAGTGA